The nucleotide sequence GTCCGGGAGGCCCTACCCATGCCGATCGACCGGCCCGTCGACGACGAGATCGTCGCGCAGCGGCTGGGCCCGACTTCGCTGATCTGGAAATTCTATGGAGACGTGCGCACTCAACTCTTCGGATTCCAGCGCGCGGCCGGCACCGAAAACTGCATCGAACAGCTCGGTCAGGGAGTCCTCGATCATTCGGTGGTCTTCAGCGACACCCTGGGCCGGGCCAAGCGCACCGGACCGCCCTTGATGCGGACCGTGTATTCCGAGGACCCCCATGGGTGGGGTCGCACGGTGCGGGATTTCCACAAGCCGATCAAGGGCACCATCGGTGATGGCTCTCGGTACCACGCGTTGAATCCGGAGTTGTTCTACTGGGCCCACGCCACGTTCGTCGACCAAATCCTCTACAACACCGACACGTTCATCCGGAGGCTGTCCCGCGCGGAAAAGGAGCAGATCTTCGAGGAGAGCAAGATCTGGTACGGCCTTTACGGCGTCAGCGATCGAAGTCAGC is from Mycobacterium marinum and encodes:
- a CDS encoding oxygenase MpaB family protein translates to MATELTAGVDFDTGVREALPMPIDRPVDDEIVAQRLGPTSLIWKFYGDVRTQLFGFQRAAGTENCIEQLGQGVLDHSVVFSDTLGRAKRTGPPLMRTVYSEDPHGWGRTVRDFHKPIKGTIGDGSRYHALNPELFYWAHATFVDQILYNTDTFIRRLSRAEKEQIFEESKIWYGLYGVSDRSQPQTYDEFVAYWDGMLDRFVPHKTVLYGTGYLRKGIPGPRKLPALIWRILSAPLNAYARLVIVGTLPPQMREVCDLDWNAKKERRFQRFAALIRGLNPVLGRLPVRLIYLPWAAQAWTRSGVDPRRLHRRAVST